One window of Candidatus Acidulodesulfobacterium ferriphilum genomic DNA carries:
- a CDS encoding acetyl-CoA carboxylase carboxyltransferase subunit alpha: MALQYLDFEKPIIELDQKIEELKTFNLSGITNVDDEIKNLESKRDKLIKDIFKNIGNWQITQLSRHPLRPYTLDYIELITENFTELHGDRLFMDDKAVVGGFCFIKSNNNGGYRQRVLIVGHQKGRNTKDKMCRNFGMPHPEGYRKAQRLFRLAEKYSIPIITLIDTPGAYPGLGAEERGQSEAIAKTIYTLLNVKVPVLSIIIGEGGSGGALAFGVGNKVLMLEYSVYSVISPEGCASILYKDVSKTEEASNSLKLTAKDLHGLKVIDGIIPEPLGGAHKNKILASNNIRKAIIENLDHLKKYDGETLRNDRIRKFTEY, from the coding sequence ATGGCATTACAGTATCTTGATTTTGAGAAGCCGATAATCGAATTAGATCAAAAAATAGAAGAGCTCAAGACCTTTAATCTTAGCGGCATTACAAATGTTGACGATGAGATAAAAAATCTTGAATCCAAGCGGGATAAACTTATTAAAGATATATTTAAAAATATCGGCAACTGGCAGATAACCCAGCTATCTAGACACCCTTTAAGGCCGTACACCCTTGATTACATTGAGCTGATAACGGAAAATTTTACAGAGCTTCACGGCGACAGGCTTTTTATGGATGATAAAGCAGTCGTAGGCGGCTTCTGTTTTATTAAAAGCAATAATAACGGCGGTTACAGGCAAAGAGTATTGATAGTAGGACATCAAAAGGGGCGCAATACCAAGGACAAGATGTGCAGAAATTTTGGCATGCCTCATCCCGAAGGTTACAGGAAAGCGCAAAGACTCTTTAGATTGGCCGAAAAATATTCTATTCCGATTATAACCTTAATAGATACCCCGGGGGCTTACCCCGGACTTGGAGCCGAGGAAAGAGGGCAATCGGAAGCCATCGCAAAAACAATTTATACTTTGTTAAATGTCAAAGTGCCTGTTTTATCCATTATCATAGGCGAGGGCGGAAGCGGCGGAGCGCTTGCTTTTGGAGTCGGCAACAAGGTGTTGATGCTTGAATATTCGGTTTATTCGGTAATATCTCCCGAAGGATGCGCCTCGATATTATATAAAGATGTTTCTAAAACCGAGGAGGCATCCAATTCGCTAAAACTTACCGCAAAAGATCTTCACGGCCTAAAGGTTATTGACGGCATTATTCCTGAACCGCTTGGCGGGGCGCATAAAAATAAGATATTAGCTTCCAATAATATAAGAAAGGCTATTATTGAAAACCTTGATCACCTTAAAAAATATGACGGTGAAACCCTGAGAAACGACAGGATACGGAAATTCACGGAATATTAA
- a CDS encoding HD domain-containing protein codes for MVEYPDIAYFISKDLISKSSIEEIYEKIAITADTFIKCNLVTIFMLSEETETIKCIKFYRDGKFIQKDFEIMLGEGIIGSVVENGEPLISKDLKFDLSDIYYELEKQFSGMASVLSVPIYAGSLVLGALNVYTETPYEFTEEEIEIAKFIALMGGVFIYSLTLYENANFLYLRQKEESRKVENLLEVSRLVSSSLDLASVLDHSVKSLMNFTNTSMSLVYFKDEAQILPCYEFFNCNMKGCSIYGGSINCYTLANFECPFVKCPPESKILQKCVECPYLLDIALKLFKSYGIEEHQSISTSFKLKEYSCSKSLNTGYPAIVHYKQGKDNLCDCIFKNIHKQTFLAIPVRTDKDFLGIIFLFDYKEINYSVETVDFISSLADIISVAISNAQMVDYIEETHFGAINSISEAIEARDAYTRTHGDRLINYGIEVARELNLGENEIKNIRYAAALHDVGKIGIKDSILNKQGKLTDEEYAEMKKHPEIGYNMLKKIKFLTPIANEILHHQERYDGNGYPDKLKGEDIPIISRIIAVIDTFDAMTTDRPYRKALPLQTALDELKKNSGTQFDPKVVNAFLKVVNQDLNLKIADRNL; via the coding sequence ATGGTAGAATATCCGGATATTGCCTATTTTATTTCAAAAGACCTTATTTCTAAAAGTTCGATTGAGGAGATTTATGAAAAAATAGCCATTACAGCTGACACCTTTATAAAGTGCAATCTTGTTACCATATTTATGCTCAGCGAGGAGACCGAAACCATAAAATGCATTAAATTTTATCGGGATGGCAAATTTATACAAAAGGATTTTGAAATAATGCTTGGAGAAGGAATTATAGGTTCCGTCGTGGAAAACGGAGAACCCTTAATAAGCAAAGACCTCAAGTTCGACTTATCGGATATATATTATGAATTGGAAAAGCAGTTTTCGGGAATGGCTTCTGTTTTAAGCGTACCTATATATGCAGGCTCATTGGTTTTAGGCGCTCTAAATGTATATACAGAAACCCCGTACGAATTTACCGAAGAAGAGATTGAAATAGCCAAATTTATAGCCTTAATGGGCGGGGTTTTTATATACAGTCTCACCTTATACGAAAATGCGAATTTCTTATACTTAAGGCAAAAAGAGGAAAGCAGGAAGGTGGAAAATCTGCTTGAGGTTTCGAGGCTTGTTTCCTCATCTTTAGACCTTGCCAGCGTTCTCGACCATTCCGTTAAAAGCCTGATGAACTTCACCAACACAAGTATGTCTCTGGTCTATTTTAAGGATGAAGCGCAAATCTTGCCCTGTTATGAATTTTTTAACTGCAATATGAAGGGATGTTCAATTTACGGCGGCTCCATAAATTGTTATACCCTTGCCAATTTCGAATGTCCATTTGTAAAATGTCCGCCTGAAAGCAAAATATTGCAGAAATGCGTTGAGTGTCCTTATTTACTTGATATAGCCCTTAAATTATTCAAAAGTTACGGAATAGAAGAACATCAAAGCATTTCGACCTCTTTTAAATTAAAAGAATATTCCTGCTCAAAAAGTTTAAACACGGGCTACCCCGCCATAGTTCATTATAAGCAGGGCAAAGATAACCTGTGCGACTGTATATTTAAAAATATTCATAAACAGACATTTCTTGCGATACCTGTCAGAACGGATAAAGATTTCCTGGGGATAATATTTCTTTTTGACTATAAAGAGATTAATTATTCCGTTGAAACCGTGGATTTTATATCCAGCCTTGCAGACATAATCTCGGTTGCGATTTCGAATGCGCAGATGGTGGATTATATCGAAGAAACCCATTTTGGCGCTATAAACTCGATATCCGAAGCCATTGAGGCGAGAGACGCATACACAAGAACGCATGGCGACAGATTGATTAATTACGGAATAGAGGTTGCCAGAGAGCTTAATTTAGGCGAAAACGAGATTAAAAATATAAGATATGCGGCAGCGCTTCACGATGTCGGCAAGATAGGAATAAAAGACTCAATATTAAATAAACAGGGAAAGCTAACCGATGAGGAATACGCAGAAATGAAAAAACATCCGGAGATAGGCTATAATATGCTAAAAAAGATAAAATTTTTAACCCCTATCGCAAACGAGATATTGCACCATCAAGAAAGATATGACGGCAACGGCTATCCCGATAAACTAAAAGGCGAAGATATACCGATTATTTCAAGAATAATTGCCGTTATCGACACATTTGACGCTATGACTACCGATAGGCCTTATCGAAAAGCTCTTCCTCTTCAGACTGCGTTAGATGAGCTGAAAAAAAATTCAGGAACTCAATTTGATCCAAAAGTGGTAAATGCTTTTCTGAAAGTCGTCAATCAAGATTTAAACCTCAAAATTGCCGATAGAAATTTATAA
- the guaA gene encoding glutamine-hydrolyzing GMP synthase, producing MEKVFSKILIIDFGSQYTQLIARKIRESEVYCEIYPFNSSYKKIKDFKPDAIILSGGPSSVYDGGAPFITKEIFNIDVPFLGICYGMQIMAYLLSGEVKPAKNREYGHSKLAIIKESKLFKGCEKSSLVWMSHGDIIVKTPPDFVVTSQTENCSVASFENSERKLYGLQFHPEVAHTACGRKILNNFLFNIAKVKKTWKLEDFIENKVREIKNLADGKKAICALSGGVDSTVAAVLANKAIGDKLRCIFVDNGLLRENEGKAVIKFYKENLKLNVKLVNASNLFLKALKGVKDPEKKRKIIGKLFIEIFEKEAKKIADAGFLVQGTLYPDVIESVRVFGASSIIKSHHNVGGLPKKLNLKLIEPLRELFKDEVRIIGKNLRIPAEIISRQPFPGPGLAIRIIGDVDKNKLNTLRQADAIVTEEIKKSGLEGKVWQSFPVLIPVKTVGVMGDKRSYESLIALRAVSSSDGMTADFVKLDYDILRTISARIISEVEGINRVVYDITSKPPSTIEWE from the coding sequence ATGGAAAAAGTATTTTCTAAAATTCTAATAATCGATTTTGGGTCTCAATATACCCAGCTTATCGCAAGAAAGATAAGGGAAAGCGAAGTATATTGCGAAATATATCCTTTTAATTCATCCTACAAAAAGATAAAGGATTTTAAGCCGGATGCAATTATACTTTCCGGCGGCCCGTCATCCGTTTATGACGGCGGCGCCCCTTTTATAACAAAGGAAATATTTAATATCGATGTTCCTTTTTTGGGGATTTGCTATGGTATGCAAATTATGGCGTATCTCCTTTCAGGGGAGGTTAAGCCCGCAAAAAATAGAGAATATGGACATTCAAAACTCGCTATAATAAAAGAAAGCAAGCTATTTAAGGGGTGTGAAAAATCAAGCCTTGTATGGATGAGCCACGGGGATATTATCGTAAAAACTCCGCCGGACTTTGTTGTAACCTCTCAAACCGAAAATTGTTCCGTTGCTTCATTCGAAAACAGCGAGAGAAAACTTTACGGACTTCAGTTTCATCCCGAGGTTGCGCATACCGCTTGCGGACGGAAAATATTAAATAATTTTCTATTTAATATCGCAAAAGTTAAAAAAACATGGAAGCTCGAAGATTTTATAGAGAATAAAGTGAGGGAGATTAAGAATCTTGCAGACGGTAAAAAAGCTATATGCGCCCTTTCGGGAGGAGTTGATTCCACCGTTGCCGCCGTTCTCGCAAATAAAGCCATAGGGGATAAACTCAGGTGTATATTTGTTGACAACGGTCTTTTAAGAGAAAACGAGGGAAAAGCCGTTATAAAGTTTTATAAAGAAAATTTAAAATTAAATGTAAAACTTGTAAATGCATCTAATTTATTCCTAAAAGCATTAAAAGGGGTTAAAGATCCTGAAAAGAAAAGAAAAATTATCGGAAAACTTTTTATAGAGATATTCGAAAAAGAGGCTAAAAAAATAGCGGATGCGGGTTTTCTTGTGCAGGGGACGCTGTATCCCGATGTTATCGAATCCGTCAGGGTATTCGGCGCTTCAAGCATTATTAAAAGTCATCATAATGTCGGCGGCCTTCCAAAAAAATTAAATTTAAAATTAATCGAGCCGCTAAGGGAATTATTTAAAGACGAGGTTCGCATAATAGGAAAGAATCTAAGAATTCCCGCGGAAATCATTAGCAGGCAGCCGTTTCCCGGTCCGGGACTTGCCATAAGGATAATCGGGGATGTCGATAAAAATAAACTTAACACATTAAGGCAAGCCGATGCCATTGTCACGGAAGAGATAAAAAAATCTGGATTAGAAGGTAAGGTTTGGCAGTCTTTCCCTGTGTTAATTCCGGTTAAAACAGTCGGCGTTATGGGGGACAAAAGAAGCTATGAATCCCTTATAGCGCTTCGGGCGGTGAGTTCGTCGGACGGTATGACGGCAGATTTTGTGAAATTGGATTACGATATTCTAAGGACGATTTCGGCGCGGATAATTTCTGAAGTAGAGGGAATAAACAGGGTGGTTTATGATATTACATCAAAACCGCCTTCGACAATAGAGTGGGAGTAA
- a CDS encoding DNA polymerase III subunit alpha encodes MDKFVHLHLHSHYSLLDGAIKIDDIISKAIEFNMSAAAITDHGNMFGAIEFYEKALKKSVKPLIGCEMYVSRSDMTLKNSNEKLYYHLILLAKNEEGYQNLSRLISKSYTDGFYYKPRIDKNILKENHSGLIALSACLKGEIPYNLIQGKMDLAEKNLQYYLDLFGDDFYLEMQMQGIEEQKRANAGIVELSKKYGVPLVATNDCHYLLKDDYEAHDVLLCIQTGKTVEDKDRMRFSTKDLYFKSQEEMIDIFSEYPAEAISNTKIIESKCNFSFKLKEGHHFPQFIIKANNDDALKPCISILDFFEKKVKEGFHERFIKNPTAMAKESYLNNAEAYEKRLDMEIEVIKKSNFAGYFLIVSDFIRYAKDNDIPVGPGRGSAAGSLAAYCLKITDIDPIQYDLMFERFLNPERISMPDIDSDFCINGRDEVIKYVSRKYGEENVSQIITFGTMQAKAAIRDTGRALNMPYAEVDKIAKLVPNTLGITLEEAVKEEPKLQNLINTDFKVKKLIEIARRLEGLARHASTHAAGVVISNKPILNFMPLYKGSKETDVITTQYTGQDLEKLGFIKFDFLGLKTLTVMNEAIKLINGKKTGQSNKHEGMEHPAPLASPAPIREENDFNIYNIDLNDQKTYKLLSSGDTTGVFQLESSGMKELIKKLAPESFEDLIPLVALYRPGPLGSGMVDDFINAKHGRVKIRYIHPLLKDILSDTYGVILYQEQIMRIATSLAGFSMGEADVLRKGVGKKQAELISQMKDKFISGCENKGIDKNKAEKIFSLITKFGEYGFNKSHSTAYAYIAYMTAYLKANYKEHFTAALLSSEMSNTDKLAKIINEAKSGFYSCDILPPSVNYSMERFTIVSSNGNGLAIRVGLGAVKNVGKSAIESVLQIRQEGLFKDLLDFCSRVDTRKVNKRTIENLIKSGALDISGESRKWMLNNLESVMGEANFLREKRNSDQFELPLFSGENVENGDGDGGAVFKTEDKKDDKKSVLAYEKESLGFYLSGHPLDGYEEKIKLIGEGSVAEIVNKYLSSGGKTKDEAYAICGVINQLKIHKTKNNEKMASFVLNDKNLNVQVVFFPKNYLKYEDIFDTNEPVVLTGRIDFSGLTANNSNERNGIAAGVWLKDDIDGNFDEENYKGAEGRRTSNDKIDNISDGDIELNIKIIGEKIEFLDSYKIKQKNNIDIPVVKTNGTQVQPCPPICVIEITEKEIPHDNDALRNFLAELKDMLYNSKGNNKVILKAMGYEIILNGNISVDKELLKSKPLCRYLNIA; translated from the coding sequence ATGGATAAATTCGTTCATCTCCATTTGCATTCGCATTACAGCCTTTTAGACGGCGCTATTAAAATCGACGATATTATAAGCAAGGCCATAGAGTTTAATATGTCCGCCGCGGCAATTACCGACCACGGGAATATGTTCGGCGCTATCGAGTTTTATGAAAAGGCATTAAAAAAATCCGTTAAACCCTTGATCGGATGCGAAATGTATGTTTCAAGATCGGATATGACGCTTAAAAATTCAAATGAAAAATTATATTATCATTTAATTTTACTTGCCAAAAATGAAGAAGGGTATCAAAATCTTTCGAGGCTTATATCAAAATCTTATACCGACGGCTTTTATTATAAACCGAGAATAGATAAAAATATTTTAAAAGAAAACCATAGCGGCTTAATTGCGTTATCCGCCTGTTTAAAGGGGGAAATACCTTATAATTTAATTCAAGGCAAAATGGATTTGGCAGAAAAGAACCTTCAATATTATTTGGATCTGTTTGGTGATGATTTTTATTTAGAAATGCAGATGCAGGGTATAGAAGAACAAAAAAGGGCAAATGCAGGAATAGTCGAATTATCCAAAAAATATGGCGTTCCGCTTGTGGCTACCAATGACTGCCATTATCTTTTGAAAGACGATTACGAAGCCCACGATGTTCTTTTATGTATTCAAACCGGAAAAACGGTAGAAGACAAAGACAGGATGAGATTTTCTACAAAGGATTTATATTTTAAATCACAGGAAGAAATGATAGATATATTTAGCGAGTATCCTGCCGAAGCCATTTCTAACACAAAAATAATAGAAAGCAAATGCAATTTTTCTTTTAAACTTAAAGAAGGACATCATTTTCCGCAGTTTATAATCAAAGCAAACAATGATGACGCGCTTAAGCCCTGCATATCTATACTTGATTTTTTTGAAAAAAAAGTAAAAGAAGGATTTCATGAAAGATTTATAAAGAATCCAACCGCAATGGCAAAAGAATCATACTTAAACAATGCGGAAGCCTATGAAAAAAGATTAGATATGGAGATAGAAGTTATTAAAAAATCTAATTTTGCAGGATATTTCTTAATAGTTTCCGATTTTATCAGGTATGCAAAGGATAACGATATTCCCGTTGGACCTGGAAGGGGTTCCGCCGCAGGGAGCCTTGCGGCATATTGTCTAAAAATTACGGACATAGATCCGATTCAATATGATTTAATGTTTGAAAGATTTCTTAATCCCGAACGAATCAGTATGCCCGATATAGATTCCGATTTTTGTATAAACGGGAGGGATGAAGTAATCAAATATGTTTCCAGAAAATATGGAGAGGAAAATGTCTCCCAAATAATTACATTTGGAACAATGCAGGCAAAAGCCGCCATAAGAGATACAGGGAGAGCGCTTAATATGCCTTATGCCGAGGTCGATAAAATAGCCAAGCTTGTTCCGAACACGCTTGGCATTACACTCGAAGAGGCTGTCAAAGAAGAGCCGAAACTTCAAAATTTAATAAATACCGATTTTAAAGTTAAAAAATTAATAGAGATAGCCAGAAGGCTTGAGGGGCTGGCAAGGCACGCCAGCACCCACGCCGCCGGCGTTGTAATATCCAATAAACCTATTCTTAATTTTATGCCTTTATATAAGGGTTCAAAGGAAACCGATGTTATAACGACTCAATATACGGGGCAAGATTTGGAAAAATTGGGATTTATCAAATTTGATTTTTTGGGTTTAAAAACTCTTACGGTAATGAATGAGGCTATTAAGCTTATAAACGGTAAAAAAACAGGGCAGTCCAATAAACATGAAGGCATGGAACATCCCGCCCCGCTTGCGTCCCCTGCCCCAATCAGGGAGGAGAACGATTTTAACATATATAATATAGATCTAAACGATCAAAAAACATATAAACTTTTATCTTCGGGAGACACCACTGGGGTATTTCAGCTTGAAAGTTCCGGCATGAAAGAGTTGATTAAAAAATTAGCCCCCGAATCGTTTGAGGATTTAATCCCTCTTGTTGCTTTATACAGGCCAGGGCCGCTCGGGAGCGGGATGGTTGACGATTTTATCAATGCAAAGCACGGAAGGGTTAAAATACGCTATATCCATCCTTTATTAAAGGATATACTGAGCGATACTTACGGCGTGATACTCTATCAGGAGCAAATAATGAGAATAGCGACATCCCTTGCCGGATTTTCTATGGGAGAGGCGGATGTCCTAAGAAAGGGCGTCGGCAAGAAACAGGCCGAACTTATAAGCCAGATGAAAGACAAATTTATTAGCGGGTGTGAAAATAAGGGAATAGATAAAAACAAAGCGGAAAAGATTTTTTCGTTAATTACGAAGTTCGGCGAATACGGCTTTAATAAATCACATTCGACGGCTTACGCATATATCGCATATATGACTGCCTATTTGAAGGCAAATTATAAAGAGCATTTTACGGCAGCCCTTTTATCGAGCGAAATGTCCAATACCGATAAACTGGCAAAGATAATCAATGAAGCAAAATCAGGTTTCTATAGCTGTGATATATTACCTCCTTCGGTTAACTATTCGATGGAAAGATTTACGATCGTCAGCAGCAACGGTAACGGGCTTGCAATCAGGGTAGGACTGGGAGCCGTTAAAAATGTCGGCAAGTCCGCGATTGAATCCGTTTTGCAAATACGGCAAGAGGGTTTATTTAAAGACCTGCTCGATTTTTGTTCAAGGGTCGATACAAGAAAGGTGAACAAGAGAACGATAGAAAACTTAATAAAAAGCGGAGCTCTCGATATAAGCGGGGAATCCCGAAAATGGATGCTGAACAATCTCGAAAGCGTGATGGGAGAGGCTAATTTTCTGAGGGAAAAAAGAAACTCCGATCAGTTTGAACTCCCTCTTTTTTCGGGAGAAAATGTTGAAAATGGAGATGGGGACGGAGGCGCGGTTTTTAAGACGGAGGATAAGAAAGATGATAAAAAATCGGTGCTTGCTTATGAGAAAGAATCTTTAGGATTTTATCTTTCAGGACATCCTTTAGACGGATATGAGGAAAAAATTAAACTTATCGGCGAAGGTTCGGTTGCGGAGATTGTAAACAAATATTTAAGTTCGGGGGGGAAAACAAAAGATGAGGCATATGCAATCTGCGGGGTTATAAATCAGTTAAAGATTCACAAAACTAAAAATAATGAAAAAATGGCTTCATTTGTATTAAATGATAAAAATTTGAATGTTCAGGTTGTATTTTTCCCCAAAAATTACTTAAAATACGAAGACATTTTTGATACAAACGAACCGGTGGTTTTGACGGGAAGGATTGATTTCTCTGGATTAACGGCAAATAACAGCAACGAGAGAAACGGGATTGCCGCAGGGGTTTGGCTAAAGGACGATATAGACGGCAATTTTGACGAAGAAAATTATAAAGGCGCCGAAGGCCGGCGGACATCAAATGATAAAATAGACAATATAAGCGACGGGGATATAGAACTTAACATCAAAATTATCGGAGAAAAGATTGAGTTTTTGGATAGCTATAAAATTAAACAAAAGAACAATATCGATATACCAGTGGTAAAAACTAACGGGACGCAAGTCCAGCCATGCCCGCCGATATGCGTTATCGAAATAACCGAAAAAGAAATCCCGCATGATAACGATGCATTAAGGAATTTTTTGGCTGAGTTAAAAGATATGCTATATAATTCAAAAGGGAATAATAAGGTAATTTTGAAGGCGATGGGTTATGAGATTATTTTAAACGGTAATATTTCGGTCGATAAGGAATTGCTTAAATCTAAACCGTTATGCAGGTATTTGAATATTGCATAG